The Zingiber officinale cultivar Zhangliang chromosome 2A, Zo_v1.1, whole genome shotgun sequence genomic sequence AGGATCCACCATTAATCCCTGAAATTAAACATCAATTTTCAATTCCTTTCCTATTCCCCACTCTTATTCCATTCAACCAAATACCCCTTAATTGTATTAAGTGTTTTCTCGCCCGTTTCCCCGGTCAATCATGAACTGATATGAAAATAATCCAAATCCATATAAACAATAGATTAGAGAGAAAAAGGAGGGAATTAAGAGGACATCAGAATTatctaaaatttataatttaaagtaAAGaactattttattaattttagatATCTATTTTTCATTACATAATGCATCAATTTTCTTATAAtttatcatttatttattttttaaattatttttttctcttttcttcctattttttattattagacaGAGGACgaagaatttttttattattagagagaagagagaaatactatttttaatgtttaatgaatgaattctattttttaaatttagagaactattatttataaaatatatatttaagtgATTGATAGGGtaaatgataaatatatttttttttatacaaaatgTAAAACTtaaggaaaaaatttaatttaaaataattgatATGGATATTCTAACAGAATGGAACGTCTTTTAATAACActcatatttttaatttttaatttttgctcTTTAATATAAAATGTCCAAACCATCACTTAGAGATAAGCTTTACGAGaggtttgtaaaatttaaaaatctcaataaaaaaatttgaatcaTTGTAGAGATAATGTTTaggatttatatatatttaaagagaTCGGGTCAGAATTGAATtgtatgtaattaatatatagaaataaattacTAAAATATACTTAATAATAATTTACAAAATGTATggtatgtaattaatatatagaaataataTTACTAAAATATACTTAATAATAATATACAAAATGTATTCTGACTAGTTAGACTTTAACCATTTAGTATTGtccataaaaaaaatatcttatttaTTATTAAAGATGCCTTAAGCTAGACATGACAATCAGTGCAAATGATTTACAAACTATCACAAGTATCAATCACCTCATGTGTTAATTCATTATTATGGGCATGGCCATCTTTAGGTGACCAAGAACACTTGGAAGGCACACAAATattcattgaaaaaaaaaaaaaaattaagccaGCCGACCGACCACTTCGGCGCAGCTCGGCGCTTTATGAAGCCGATCCAACGCCGTCACCCATGAACGGAACAGCCGCAGCGGCGGGCAAGGCCTCCCGGTGGCGCTGCCACATCCCCTGCGCGTCCACGGCCACCAGGCGGAGCACCCCGGATAGCGACCACAGCCTCTCCGCCAGCTCCGCCGCCTGCGCTCGGAGTTCGCCGTTCTCCGCCTCCAGTCGCCGGTGATGCTGGCTCAGCGCCTCTACCTGCGCCGCCATCTCGGCGTTGTGCCTCGCCAGGTCCGCCGCCTGGGTCGCCACGTCTTGCAGGTGCTGCTGCTTCCTCATCCTCGACCTCCGCGCGGATTCCCTGTTCGACAGCTTCCGCTTCTGCTTCCTCATCCAgtctgcggcggcggcggcgccgcCGAGACTGACTGCGGGC encodes the following:
- the LOC122044467 gene encoding ocs element-binding factor 1-like, whose amino-acid sequence is MSSPEQRLDLGSRLSPAVSLGGAAAAADWMRKQKRKLSNRESARRSRMRKQQHLQDVATQAADLARHNAEMAAQVEALSQHHRRLEAENGELRAQAAELAERLWSLSGVLRLVAVDAQGMWQRHREALPAAAAVPFMGDGVGSAS